A window of Candidatus Hydrogenedentota bacterium genomic DNA:
GACCGTTTCTGCCGCAACGCCATCGACATCCAACCGGCCACCGTTTGGGGGCGCCTCTACGACCTCGGCGCATACCCTGCTCTCGAAGTGCCCGCGGAGTCCATCCTCGCCCACGGCACCGCCGATTCGCTTGCGGACGCCGCCACACAGGCGCGCTTTGAGCCGAAAATGGCCCAACCCTACGACCCGCGCGCCAAAGGCCGCACGCGACGCGGTTGGGGGCTTATTCGCGGGGAACTGATGACCTTCGATGACCCTGCGGAACGGCTCCCTCGGTTGGACCACCTTGAGGGATACCATCCCGATGGACCGAGCCTCTACAGGCGTGTGCTAACGCCGGTCTTTCGCGGCAACGCATCGGTGGCGGCATGGGTCTACATCACGACAAACGCCAAAACTTGCTGAAAGCCAGGCTAAATCCCTATTATGAGTACGTTGTCTGAGAATGCGAATTACGATAAGAAGTCCGCCGTTGGGCGAACGCGTCACCCTTCTGGGAAAAACCATGATGCGCCAGGGAGTTGTTCTATGTCCGGTCACCACGACCATGCAAGTTTGATTTGGCAGATCGCCGATCTGTTGCGCGGACCGTATCGTCCGCCGCAATACGAACGCGTGATGCTGCCCATGACCGTTTTGCGCCGTTTTGATTGCGTGCTTGCGCCCACGAAGGCAAAGGTGTTGGCCGAAGTCGAGAAACGCAAAGGCGGAAAACTCACCGATGACGCCCTGGATAGAATGCTCAACAAAGCCTCCGGCCAACGTTTTCATAACCATTCGCCGCTCACCTTTGAAAAGCTCAAAGGCGACCCCGACAACATAGACAAGCACTTGGTCAGCTACATCAACGGATTCTCGGCCAATGTCCGCCGGATCTTCGAGTATTTTGAGTTCACGAACGAGATCGAGAAGATGCGCGAGGCCAATATCCTCTACCTCGTCGTATCGAAGTTCTGCGAGGTCGACCTGCACCCGGATCGCGTTCCAAACGAGGCAATGGGGCTAATCTTCGAGAACCTCATCCGCCGTTTCAATGAATTGGCGAACGAAACCGCCGGCGATCACTTCACGCCGCGCGAAGTCATCCGGTTGATGGTGAACGTCCTGTTCATCAACGACGACGCCCTTCTCGCAACACCCGGCACCGTCCGCAAAATGCTCGACCCGGCATGCGGCACGGGCGGCATGCTGGCCGAATCGCAAAACTATCTGCGCGAACACCATTCGGCGGCGCGGCTCTATGTCTACGGCCAGGATTACAACAAGCGCGCCTACGCCACCGCCGCCTCCGACATGCTCATGAAGCAGGTGGACCACAACGGCGGCGGCGAAAACGTTCAGTACGGCGATATCTTCGACGACGACAAGTTCGCAGGCCAGCGGTTCGATTACCTCATCGCCAATCCGCCCTTTGGCGTGGATTGGAAGAAACAGCAGAAGGACATTGAACGGGAACACGAGAAGCTCGGATTCGCCGGACGGTTTGGCGCGGGGCTGCCGCGTGTCAATGACGGCGCGTTGTTGTTCCTTCAGCACATGATCAGCAAGTTCGAACCGGTCTTGCCGGACCAACACAAGCACGGCTCCCGGCTGGCCATCGTGTTCAATGGTTCGCCGCTGTTCACCGGCGGCGCGGGGTCCGGAGAGAGTGACATCCGTAAATGGGTGATCGAGAATGATTGGATGGAAGCCATCATCGCCCTGCCGGAACAGATGTTCTACAACACCGGCATCGGCACGTATATCTGGGTCGTCACCAACCGCAAGGACAAACGCCGCAAAGGCAAGATTCAATTGATCGACGCGCGCGAGCGATACGTCCCCATGCGCCGGAGCCTGGGCGATAAGCGCCGCAAGATCGGCGAAGGCAAGGACGGCGAACCGGACCAAATTGCCATTACGGTCAAAGAGTATGGCCGGTTCAAAGCTTCCGAGACCACGAAGATATTCGACAACGCGGATTTCGGGTACACGCGCGTCACGGTCGAGCGGCCTTTGCGGCTGCAGTTCGAGATGACCGCCGAAGCCAAGGCCCGATTCCTCGCGGCCTATCCGCATTTGCGCGGGGATATCGCCGCTCTCGAAAAGGCGCTGGGCCGCGGACCGCTCAGGGATTGGAATACCGTCCACGCCAGTGTCCTCGATCTGTTGCACGAACGCAAGTCCACATGGAAGAAGCCGGAGTACAAGCTCTTCCGCGATACATTCACGCAATCCGATCCCGTTGCCGAACCCGTGCTCAAAGGAAAGCGCGGCGAGGGGTACGAACCCGACTCGGCTCTCCGCGATTGCGAAAATGTCCCGCTCAAGGAAAACATTGACGACTATTTCCGCCGCGAAGTGCTGCCACATGTCCCCGACGCCTGGATGGATCGCAGCAAAGACAAGATTGGCTATGAGATCAATTTCAACCGCCACTTCTACCGCTACACGCCGCCCCGTCCCCTCGAAGAGATTGATGCCGACCTCAAACGAGCCGAGGACGAGATCATGCGGCTGCTCCGGCAGGTGACACAATGAACAATGTACACGAAACACCGGGCGGGGAGATTGTCGTTTACCGGACCGAAGACGGCCGGAATCGGATTCGGGTTTTGCTGGAAGACGAGACCGTCTGGCTGGCACAAGCCGCTCTGGCTGAATTGTTCGAGACCACGAAGCAAAACGTAAGTCTCCATATCAAGAACATTTACGAGGAGGGCGAGCTTACCCCGGAGGCAACTGTCAAGGAATACTTGACAGTTCGCCAGGAGGGTGAACGCAGCGTCAGGCGAATGGTCGAGTACTACAACCTCGACATGATCATTGCCGTCGGCTACCGCGTGCGCTCGCCCCGGGGCACGCAATTCCGGCAATGGGCCACCGAACATCTGCGCGAGTATCTCGTCAAGGGCTTCACCATTGACGATGAACGCCTGAAAGGCGGCGGCGGATTGGCGGACTACTTCGACGAACTGCTTGCCCGCATTCGCGAGATTCGCGCCAGCGAGGCCCGCGTCTACCAGCGCATCCGCGATATCTTCGCCTTGGCCAGCGACTATGTCGAAGACGAACATGAGACCCAGCGGTTCTTCGCCGCCATGCAGAATAAGATGCACTACGCCGCCGCGGGCATGACCGCCGCCGAGATCATCCGCGACCGCGCCGATGCGGCCAAGCCCAACATGGGCCTCATGGCCTGGAAAGGCGGCCATGTGCTCAAACGCGACGTGAGCACCGCGAAGAACTACCTGGATGCAAAGGAAATTGACACGCTCAACCGCATCACGGTTATGTTCCTCGACCAAGCCGAATTCCGCGCCCACCGACGCCAGGACATTCGCATACGCGACTGGGAAACCTTCCTCGACAAGTTCTTGCGCGACACGGAGCTTCCGGTACTGGAAAACGCGGGAACCGTCAGCCGGGAACAGGCCCTCGCCTGGGCAACCGGCCAGTACGACGCCTTTGCGGAGCGCCGCAGGCTCGCGGCCGAGGCCGAAGCGGAGAGGCGATACCTGGACGACCTGCGCCACTCGGCGGAAAAGCTGGAAACCGAAAGGACGGTCAAGAAGAAGGCAACCGCGCGCAAGAGCGGCAAAACGCGAAGGGGGAAGCCATGAAGAACTCCCTTGGCGGCTTCGCGGCTTGGCGTGAGATAGGCGCGAGAAGACGCGCAACGCCGAATTGTAAGTCTGCAACGTCGAATTCCATGTCTACAACGCCGCATTGTAAGTCTGCAAATCGAAGTTGCAGACAGGCAGAAACGCGTTGTAAGTCGTTATTTAATAAGTATTTGTGGCGCAATTCACCAATATGTACAAGCCGACCGGCGAAATTGGAGGTGGCAGTATGAGCGCTCTAGCCTCTTGCCTCGCCGCTTTGCCCCGGTCTTGGCAGGCAAAACCCCTCCGTGCTGTCGCAGACTATACGGTCAGCAACGTTGACAAAGTGCCGTCAGACGACGAACTGCCGGTCCGTTTGTGCAACTACACCGACGTCTACAACAACGACTACATCAATCTCAGCATGGACTTCATGCAGAGCACCGCGACCGCTGGTGAGATTGAAAAATTCCACCTCCGCGTAGGGGACGTGGTTATCACAAAAGATTCTGAGTCGTGGGACGACATAGGCGTTCCGGCCCTCGTAACTGAGACCGATGATGACTTGGTTTGCGGCTACCATCTTGCCATTC
This region includes:
- a CDS encoding gamma-glutamylcyclotransferase, which produces MNPKETPRKNTNRNDSPGPVITLFVYGTLKRGFPNHDRFCRNAIDIQPATVWGRLYDLGAYPALEVPAESILAHGTADSLADAATQARFEPKMAQPYDPRAKGRTRRGWGLIRGELMTFDDPAERLPRLDHLEGYHPDGPSLYRRVLTPVFRGNASVAAWVYITTNAKTC
- a CDS encoding class I SAM-dependent DNA methyltransferase is translated as MSGHHDHASLIWQIADLLRGPYRPPQYERVMLPMTVLRRFDCVLAPTKAKVLAEVEKRKGGKLTDDALDRMLNKASGQRFHNHSPLTFEKLKGDPDNIDKHLVSYINGFSANVRRIFEYFEFTNEIEKMREANILYLVVSKFCEVDLHPDRVPNEAMGLIFENLIRRFNELANETAGDHFTPREVIRLMVNVLFINDDALLATPGTVRKMLDPACGTGGMLAESQNYLREHHSAARLYVYGQDYNKRAYATAASDMLMKQVDHNGGGENVQYGDIFDDDKFAGQRFDYLIANPPFGVDWKKQQKDIEREHEKLGFAGRFGAGLPRVNDGALLFLQHMISKFEPVLPDQHKHGSRLAIVFNGSPLFTGGAGSGESDIRKWVIENDWMEAIIALPEQMFYNTGIGTYIWVVTNRKDKRRKGKIQLIDARERYVPMRRSLGDKRRKIGEGKDGEPDQIAITVKEYGRFKASETTKIFDNADFGYTRVTVERPLRLQFEMTAEAKARFLAAYPHLRGDIAALEKALGRGPLRDWNTVHASVLDLLHERKSTWKKPEYKLFRDTFTQSDPVAEPVLKGKRGEGYEPDSALRDCENVPLKENIDDYFRREVLPHVPDAWMDRSKDKIGYEINFNRHFYRYTPPRPLEEIDADLKRAEDEIMRLLRQVTQ
- a CDS encoding virulence RhuM family protein, translated to MNNVHETPGGEIVVYRTEDGRNRIRVLLEDETVWLAQAALAELFETTKQNVSLHIKNIYEEGELTPEATVKEYLTVRQEGERSVRRMVEYYNLDMIIAVGYRVRSPRGTQFRQWATEHLREYLVKGFTIDDERLKGGGGLADYFDELLARIREIRASEARVYQRIRDIFALASDYVEDEHETQRFFAAMQNKMHYAAAGMTAAEIIRDRADAAKPNMGLMAWKGGHVLKRDVSTAKNYLDAKEIDTLNRITVMFLDQAEFRAHRRQDIRIRDWETFLDKFLRDTELPVLENAGTVSREQALAWATGQYDAFAERRRLAAEAEAERRYLDDLRHSAEKLETERTVKKKATARKSGKTRRGKP